GTCGACAGCGTGACAACAATCGGCTTTGGCGTCTCGGCAAGTGTCGACGAAACGGCCAGCGTGTTGTGGTTAGTTTCGACGACCTTCGCCGTGGCACCGATTAGTTCTCGAAATTTTTCGAGTTTCAGCTCCACGTCATCAGTGACCGGGTTCAGCAAAACGACCTTTGGCTGAATTGCGGCGATGAACCCCGAAAGTTGGCTCTGCTGCAATTGCTTGCCATCAGAAACGGACAGGATCAGCACGTCGGCATCCTTCAGGGCTTCGCCTTTCAGACCTTTTGCTTGCTGCATGGCATCGACCGGCACGAATGCAATCAGCACACCGTCGACGGAGATCCTCAAGCAGGCAGCCGTTTGGCGAGGACCGACCGACTTTACTCGCAGTGCATTCTCACCAGGTTTCGCCTGCCTGCCATCCGCTGTGGGCTGCAACCGATCGGCTTCGGCTGCAGAGATCCAAAGGGCTTTGGCAGCGTTGGGCGGCCGGTACAGGACGTGGTCGAGGTCGTCACTCGTGGCCACGTGTTGATCGGCTGGGCGAGGCAGCCGTTCTTCGGTGTCTGCTGCAGCGTTGATCGCAAGCTGCAGCCCCCAATGCGTTTCGATGGAGACGGCTCCACCGGGCCAGCGGCGAAGTGCCAGAGGTTCGCCGTCTGACGCGTGCGTCGCGCCTGGCAAAACAATGGCGGCCAGCAACAGGCCGACAAGTGCACCAGATCGTTGACGCGGCAGAAACATGGCTGAACTCCGAATTCGGACCGTTGCGAAACAGGAAGTACTGCCCCGCAGCGTACACCGAATCCGCGTCAGATTACGGACTTTCTGTCGATAATAATCGCAGAGAATTCGAAATGACCAGCAGACTACTCGCGATCATCAACCCAGCCGCGATTGCCGGATTTAAAAGGCCACTCGCTG
This DNA window, taken from Fuerstiella marisgermanici, encodes the following:
- a CDS encoding DinB family protein translates to MFLPRQRSGALVGLLLAAIVLPGATHASDGEPLALRRWPGGAVSIETHWGLQLAINAAADTEERLPRPADQHVATSDDLDHVLYRPPNAAKALWISAAEADRLQPTADGRQAKPGENALRVKSVGPRQTAACLRISVDGVLIAFVPVDAMQQAKGLKGEALKDADVLILSVSDGKQLQQSQLSGFIAAIQPKVVLLNPVTDDVELKLEKFRELIGATAKVVETNHNTLAVSSTLAETPKPIVVTLSTEPWQMNDELTELFAAMEKSCSDSQKVFSKLSVKQLNFKPANGTHTPRWNCEHMMGRQLLFFSQIFHAIAPAIPVMDLNPKQMPPDYEFAHPDWDGKEEARQMQRVSDFTRRFAYLLDGLELNKKAPGSSWPTLKALLRQMIRHYGEHTANTVKKFELPGWPDE